The genomic interval GTTTCCAGGCTGCGCGCCGCTTTTCCAGCTCGGCGTCGTCGACTTCCAGCTGCAACAGGCGTTTACGCGCATCGATGGTCACGGTGTCGCCTTCCTCAATCAGGCCGATCGCACCGCCCACCGCTGCCTCGGGCGCCACGTGGCCCACGACCATGCCGTAGGTGCCGCCCGAGAAACGCCCATCGGTGATCAGGCCGACCTTCTCGCCCAGCCCACGGCCGATGATCGCCGAGGTCGGCGACAGCATCTCGCGCATGCCGGGACCGCCCTTCGGACCCTCGTAGCGGATGACCACGATATCGCCGGCACCGACCCGTTCGTCGACGATGGCGGCCATGGCTTCCTCTTCGGAATCGAACACACGCGCGGGACCGGTAATGGCCGGGTTCTTCAGGCCAGTGATCTTGGCGACGGCGCCTTCTTCGGCGAGATTGCCCTTGAGAATGGCGAGATGCCCCTGGGCATAGAGCGGATCGTCGAACTGGTGGATGACCTGCTGATCGGTGGGCGGCGCATCCGGCACGTCGGCCAGCACCTCGGCCAGGGTCTGGCCGGTAATGGTCAGACAATCGCCGTGCAGCAGGCCGGCGTTAAGCAGCATCTTAAGCACCTGCGGAATGCCGCCGGCGCGATGTAGTTCGGTGACCACGTAGCGTCCCGAGGGCTTGAGATCGCAGAACACCGGCACCTGTGCACGGATACGCTCGAAGTCGTCGATACTCAGGTCGACCTCGGCGGCCTGGGCGATGGCCAGCAGGTGCAGCACCGCGTTGGTCGAACCGCCCACGGCCATGATCAGCGTGATCGCGTTCTCGAAGGCCTTGAAGGTGAGCAGATCACGCGGCTTGATGCCCTTTTCGATCGCCGTGATCAGGGCCTCGGCAGAGGCTGCCGCACTGTCGGCCTTCTCGGCGTCCTCGGCGGCCATGGTCGAGGAATACGGCAGCGATAGCCCCATCGCCTCGATCGCGCTGGACATGGTATTGGCGGTGTACATGCCGCCACACGAGCCCGCGCCCGGGCAGGCATTGCATTCCACGCGGTGCACGCGCTCGTCGTCAATGGTGCCCGCCACGCGCTGGCCGACGGCCTCGAAGGCCGACACGATCGTAAGGTCCTCGCCGTCCAGATGGCCCGGCTTGATGGTACCGCCGTAAACAAAGATGGCTGGCACGTTCATGCGCGCGATGCCGATCATCGCCCCCGGCATGTTCTTGTCGCAGCCGCCAATCGCGATCACCCCGTCCATGGACTCACCCTGGACCGCCGTTTCGATGGTATCGGCGATGACCTCGCGCGAGACCAGCGAATACTTCATGCCCGGGGTACCCATCGAGATACCATCGGACACGGTCACCGTGCCGAACATCTGCGACTTGGCGCCGCCGTTCTCCAGCGCCGATTCGGCGCGCTGGGCCAGCACGTTCAGACCGATATTGCAGGGCGTGATGGTCGAGTAGCCGTTGGCCACCCCGACGATGGGCTTGTCGAAATCCGCGTCGGTATAGCCCATCGCGCGCAGCATGGCGCGATTGGGAGCACGCGCGGTGCCCTGGGTGACGACTTGGCTGCGGCGTTTGAGCGGCTTGTCCTCGGCCATGAACGTTCTCGTTGTGGGAAGGCGCCGTATTATGCCGGCTCGTATGCATCACGCACAAAAAAGGCGCAGCCCCCTGCGGGCTGCGCCTCGGATCGCTGCACGCCGGCGAACTATTTGTTCGGCTGCTTGGTCATACGCAGATAGGGCTTGAGCTCGTTCCAGCCCGCCGGGAAAAGCTTCTCGGCCTCTTCGTTGGACAGCGCCGGCGAGACGATCACGTCGTCACCGTCTTCCCAGTTGGCCGGCGTGGTGACCTTGTAGTTGTCGGTCAGCTGCATGGAGTCGATCACGCGGATGATCTCGCGGAAGTTGCGGCCGGCACTCTTCGGGTAGGTCAGCGTCATGCGGACCTTCTTGTTCGGATCGATCACGAACACGCTGCGTACCGTCGACGTGTCGCCGGCGTTCGGGTGAATCATGTCGTAGAGTTCGGCGACCTTGCGGTCGGTGTCCCCGATGATCGGGAAATTTACCGCGCAGCCCTGGGTCTCTTCGATATCCGAAGACCAGGCTTTATGGTCCTCGACGGAATCCACCGACACCACGATCACCTTGGTGTTGCGCTTGGCGAACTCGTCTTTCAGACGCCCGGTCTCGCCGAGCTCGGTGGTGCACACCGGCGTGAAGTCTGCCGGGTGCGAGAACAGTACGCCCCAGCTGTCGCCCAGCCACTCGTGAAAATCGATATGGCCTTCTGTCGTATCGGCCGTGAAATTCGGCGCGTCGTCACCAAGTCGCAAGCTCATGTAATCCTCCTGTGCAATATCTGGCGCGACTATAGCAGTCGCGTCGCGCGTGCCTAAATAACGATCGCTTCGTTAGTTATGCATGGGGCTGACAGGGCGGCGCCACAAGACCGAGCGTCCGGATCGCTTTAGAATGATCGCGGACGCATGGCCGGCACGGTGAACTTAACCGCCGGCGTCGAAGTCCACAGACCTGCATGCACTCAAGGCGCGCCCGATTGGTTGATCCTGCTGACGATTATCGAAACGACCGTGCAACCCGGCGGACCCGGCGCGGCGCGTGTCGTGTCCTGATGTGGTCGTGGCTGTTCGCTGCGTTGCTGCTGTGCGCGGCTGCTCACGCGGCCGAACAGCCTCTGGCCGTCGATCAGGCGTTTTCGGCAGCCGCCACCTCGGCCGCAAACGACAGTGTGCAGGTCAGCTGGACGATCGCCGACGGGTATTACCTGTATCGACACGGCTTCGATTTCGAGCTGACCGACGCACCTGGACACACGATCGGCGCTATCCGTCTACCAGACGGCGCACGACACACCGATGAGTTCTTCGGCGAAGTCGAGACCTATCGTGATCGCGTGACCGCCGTGATCGATATCGAGGGCGATACACCGCTGCCCGATACCGCGCGGCTCAAGGTCAGCTATCAGGGCTGCGCCGACATGGGGCTGTGTTACCCGCCGCAGACACGGACCCTTGGGATCGCAAGCGAATCGGCCACCACCACGGCCGGGCCCGTCGCTCAGCAAGATGCGCTCGCCGCCCGGTTGGCCGGCGCTCACACGATCGCCACGCTGGCGCTGTTCTTCGGCCTGGGCGTGCTGCTGGCATTCACGCCCTGCATCCTGCCGATGATCCCGATCCTGTCCGGACTGATTGTCGGCGCGGGCGCTGGCCCTGGCCGGGCACTCAAATTGTCGTTGGCTTATGTCGTAGCCATGGCCTGCGCTTACGCGGTGTTCGGCGTGATCGCCGGCGCCTTTGGCGCCAATCTGCAGGCTGCCCTGCAGATGCCGGCGGTCGTCATCGTCTTCGCGGCCGTCTTCGTCGCGCTGGCCCTGGCGGCCTTCGGAGCATTCGAACTGCAGATGCCGAGCGCAATCCAGCAGCGGGTGGGCCGGGTTGGCCAGGGACGTGGCGGGCTGACCGGCGCGGCAGTGATGGGGTTTTTCTCGGCGCTGATTGCTGGTCCGTGCCTGGCGCCTCCGCTGGTCGGTGCGTTGCTTTATATCTCCAGCAGCGGCGACGTATTGCTGGGAGCAAGCGCGCTGTTCATGCTGGGCCTCGGCATGGGCATGCCGCTCCTGCTTATCGGCACGTTCGGTGCGCGCTTGCTGCCGCGCGCCGGCCGCTGGATGGATCAGATCCGGATCTTTTTCGGGGTGGTTCTGGCCGGCGTGGCGCTATGGCTGGTCTCACGCATTCTCGATCCCGAAATCAGTCTCGCCTTGTGGGGGCTGCTCGCCCTGGGCTACGGCGCCTATCTATCAATAGACAGCGGCGGCCCGGCCGTCATACGTGCGGGCCGACGCGCGCTCGTGTTCCTGTTGCTGATCTACGCCGGCTGCGCGCTGGTCGGCGCATCCGTCGGGGGTGGACGCCCCATCTCGCCATTGGCCGGATTGGGCGCCAGCCCGTCGAACATGGGCGCATCGGCCGAACAATCGCCGTTCACCCGTGTCGACGATCTGGCCGAACTCAAGACCGCACTGGCGGATGCAGCGCAGCGCGGCCGTCCGGCAATCGTGGATTTCTATGCAGACTGGTGTGTGGAATGCGTACAGATGGAACATTCCACCTTCGCCGATTCGGCCGTGCGCGCCGAACTTGCCGAGATGACTGCCCTTCAGGTCGATGTGACAGACTATGATGCCGCCGACCGCGCACTGCTGCGCGCGGTCAGCGTATACGGCCCGCCCACGATGCTGTTCTATCGCGCGGATGGCCGCGAGGCCGCCGATCGGCGGGTGATCGGCGCGATCGATGCCCCGGGACTGCTCGCTCATCTCGAAGCACTGGGTGGGCCATGAAGCCATCTGTACGACGCTGGCTGGCCGGCCTGGGGTTGCTCACCGTCGCTGTCGCCGGGGTGCTGGGCGCCTACCATCTCGCAGGGCCGGACAAACCCATGCGGCCGGCCTTCACGCTGGCGGATCTATCCGGCTCGCCGCGATCGATCTCGGACTTCGACGGCCGAGTGGTGGTGCTGAACTTCTGGGCCAGCTGGTGTGCACCCTGCCGCAAGGAGATTCCGATGCTGGTGGCGGCCCAGAACCAATGGCGCGAACAGGGCCTGTCCGTGGTCGGCGTGGCCATCGACAGCCGCGAGGCTGCAAAAGCGTTCGCCGAGCGTTACGAGATCAATTATCCGGTACTGGCCGATGCCACCGAGGGGGCGCGTATCCAGGATCGCTATACCCGCACGGGTGCGCCCGCCGGCGTGCTACCGTTTACTGCCATCATCGATCGACACGGCCGGGTCGTGGCCCGGATCGCAGGCGCAATCACACACCAGCAGCTGGCCGATCGTATCGAACCCCTGCTGGGGGACAACGCCGGCCGTCCCGACTGAACCGCATCACGTTGCATCGCAACAATCGGCGTCATCTCTGTGCTAAACGTCGCCGAATTTTCGACAATACGGCGGCGAACGGTCGCGAAATGATTGGGCCGCTGTTGTAACGCGCTCCTGCATGGGGCAGACTTCGCGCTATCGCACTGCATGGACGGCGATGTGGCTCATCTTCTGCTGCTCAACGGCCCGAATCTCAATCTGCTCGGCACGCGCGAGCCGACGATTTACGGACACGACACCCTCGCCGATGTGCAGGCAAGGCTGACCCGACGCGCCCAGGATAACGGCCATACGCTGAGCTGCTTTCAGTCGAACAGTGAAGGCGCGCTCATCGAGCGTATCCATTCCGCACGCGACGAGCACGTCGCCTGTGCGTTGTTCAATCCGGCCGGCTATACCCACAGCAGCGTCGCGCTGCGCGATGCGCTGCTGGCCACGGATCTGTCGTTCATCGAGATTCACCTGTCGAACACCGCCGCGCGTGAGTCGTTTCGACACCATTCCTACTTTGCCGACATCGCGATCGGCACCATCACCGGTTTCGGCGCACAGGGGTACGACATGGCGCTCGACGCGGCCATGCGACGTGTATCCGATACCCAGCGGGAGCACTAGACGCATCATGGACATTCGCAAACTCAAGAAGCTGATCGAACTGGTCGAGGATTCGGGCATTGCCGAACTCGAGATCACCGAGGGCGAGGAATCGGTTCGTATCGGTCGGTATCCGGCGCCGGGCAGCATGCCGAGCATGCCGCCGCAGAACTACTATGCCGCGCCGCCGGCCCAGGCACCGGCCGAGCAGCCGGCGCCGTCCTCCGCCGCCGACACCGCCGACAACAGCGAGGACGACACCCCGGACGGCCAGCTCGTGCGCTCGCCCATGGTCGGCACCTTCTACCGAGCCCCCTCGCCCGATGCCAAGCCGTTCGTCGAGGTCGGTGACAAGGTCGGCCCGAGCGATACGCTGTGCATCATCGAGGCGATGAAGATGCTCAACCAGATCGAAGCCGAGATCTCCGGCGAGATCACCGCCGTACTCGTGGAGAACGGACAGCCGGTGGAATTCGATCAGCCGCTATTCGTGGTGAAGTGATGCTCGGCAAAGTACTGATCGCCAATCGCGGCGAAATCGCACTGCGTATACTGCGCGCCTGTCGGGAACTCGATATCCCGGTCGTGGCCGCCTACTCCACCGCTGATCGCGACCAGAAGCACGTGCTGCTGGCCGAAGAGGCCGTATGTATCGGCCCGCCGCCCAGCACACAGAGTTACCTGAACATGGCCACGCTCATGAGCACGGCCGAGGTCGCAGGCGCGACCGCGATTCATCCAGGCTACGGCTTTCTCTCCGAGAACGCCGATTTCGCCGAGAGCGTCGAACAGTCCGGTTTCGTGTTCATTGGCCCCCGGGCAGAAACCATCCGGCTGATGGGCGACAAGACCTCGGCCATTCAGGAAATGCAGGCCGCCGGCGTACCCTGTGTGCCCGGTTCCGGCGCACCACTGACCGCAGACGACACCGCCAATCGCAAGCTGGCCCAGAAGATCGGCTTCCCGGTGATCATCAAGGCCGCCGGCGGCGGCGGCGGACGCGGCATGCACGTCGTCTATGAAGCCAAGGCCCTGGCCGGCGCGATCGACATGGCCCGTCGGGAAGCCGCCAGCTTCTTCGGCAACCCGGCCGTGTACATGGAGAAGTACCTTGAGCTGCCCCGGCATATCGAGGTGCAGGTACTGGCTGACAGCCACGGCAACGCGATCCACTTGGGTGAGCGAGACTGCTCGCCACAACGACGTCACCAGAAAGTCGTCGAGGAAGCACCGGCACCCGGCATCACGCCCGAACAGCGTGCCGAGATCGGCAAGCTGTGCGTGGATGCCTGCAAGCGTATCGGCTACCGTGGCGCCGGGACGTTCGAATTTCTCTACGAGAACGGGGAGTTCCATTTCATCGAGATGAACACCCGTATCCAGGTCGAGCACCCGGTGACCGAAATGGTCACCGGCGTGGACCTGGTCGCCGAACAGCTTCGGATCGCTGCCGGCGAAGAACTGCGTTATCGACAGGAAGACATCGTGGTGCGCGGGCACGCCATCGAGTGCCGGATCAACGCCGAGCATGCCGAGACGTTCGTGCCCTCGCCCGGCAAGATCCAGGCTTATCATGCCCCTGGCGGCCCCGGCATCCGGATGGATTCGCATATCTATGCCGGTTACAGCGTACCGCCTCACTACGACTCGCTCATCGGCAAGCTGATCGCACATGGCGATACCCGTGCCGCGGCGACCGCCCGGCTGGACATGGCGCTGTCGGAAATGGTCGTAGAAGGCATCCACACCAACATCGCGCTGCACAAGCGGATCATTCACGACCCGTCCCATATCGAGGGCGGCGTGTCGATTCATTGGCTGGAAAAGAAACTGCGCGAGGAAGCGGCGCGTGGTTGAAGCCGGCGACCTACCGGCCTGGCATCAGATCACCGTTATCAGCGAGCGGGCGGCGATCGCCGAAGCGGTGTTCGAACAATTCGACGCCGAGGCGGTCACCGTGCTGGACGCCGGCAGCGAAATGGCCGTGGAAAACGCCCCACACGAGCATCCCGATTTCGAGGCCTCACGCATCGTCGGGCTGTTCGTGCACGGCACGCCGGTCGAGCCGATCAAGACAGCACTACGACAGATGTTGGGCGCACGGGTCGAAATCGAGATTACCGATCTGGCGAATCAGGACTGGGCGAGCGCCTGGCTGGCTCAGCACCCGCCGCTTCGCTTCGGTGCGCGGCTGTGGATCGCACCACATAGCGCGCCGGTCGAAGCCGACGATCAGGCCGTGGTGGTACGGCTGGATCCGGGACTGGCATTCGGTACCGGCACCCACCCCACGACCGCCCTGTGCCTGGAATGGTTGGCAGGCGCTGACCTGGCCGGACGCCATGTGCTCGACTACGGCTGCGGGTCGGGCATCCTGGCGATTGCGGCGGCGCGGCTGGGCGCGGCCTCGGTGACGGCCGTCGATATCGATCCACAGGCGGTCCGCGCCACCCGTGACAACGCCCGAACCAACGAGGTCGCCGACGTCATCCATACCCCGGACATGGATGCGATCGCCGGCCAGCCCTTCGATGTGGTGGTCGCCAACATCCTCGCCAAACCGCTGATTGCACTGGCCGAACGACTTGCAGAGCATGCCCGGCCCGGCACCCCCCTGATCCTGTCCGGATTGCTCAGCCGCCAGGCGGACTCGGTTCGCAGCGCCTATGAGCGCGCGTTTTCGTTCACGCCCGGGGCCGAACGCGACGACTGGATACGACTGGATGCCCACCGCCGCGCTGATTGACCGGCGCTCGCCGAAAGTCGTCTTTCTCTGAGTGGCGATTGCCGTTATAGTTCGCCGTTCCTCATCCCCCGCCCGCCGCTGGCACGAATGACGCAGACGCAGACCGATACCGATTCTGATGCTGACGGCCAACCCCTCAGCCACTACGTCGGCGCCAGTCTCGATCGCTACTTCGAATCGCTCAACGGCAGCGCGCCCCCCTGCGATCTGTATCGCATGATACTCGAACAAGTCGAGAAGCCGTTGCTCGAGCGTGTACTCGACTACAGCCGTGGCAATCAGTCCAAAGCGGCGGCCATGCTCGGCATCAATCGCGGCACGCTTCGAAAGAAACTCCGCAGCTACGATCTCGACGGCTGACCGGCCGCCGCCTACCCTGCAGACTCCACCCGCGCCGCGGGTGTTTTTATTTCAACCGGACCCATCGCCTACCGTGACTTCGACCACCGATCGCCCCGCCCAGCCTATTCGTCGCGCTTTGATCAGCGTGTCTGACAAGACCGGCGTCGCCGAATTCGCGCGCGCGCTCAGCGCCGACCACGGCGTCGAGATACTCTCCACGGGCGGCACGGCCCGCGCCCTGCGCGACGCCGGCGTGGCCGTCATCGACGTCGCCGACCATACCGGCGCCCCGGAAATCATGGACGGCCGCGTCAAGACGCTGCACCCGAAGATTCATGGCGGCATTCTCGGTCGCCGAGGCATCGATGACACAGTCATGGCCGAACAGCAGATCGCACCGATCGATCTGGTGGTGGTCAATCTATACCCGTTCGAACAAACCATCGCGCGGCCGGAGACCACGCGCGACCAGGCCATCGAAACCATCGACATCGGCGGACCGGCGATGCTGCGCGCCGCCGCCAAGAACCACGCCTTCGTTACACTGGTGGTCGATTCGGTCGACTACGACGCGGTGCTTGCCGATATGCAGGCGCACGGCGGGGCCACCACCCTATCCACCCGGGAGCGTCTGGCGGCCAAGGGTTTTGCGCACACTGCCGGCTACGACCACGCCATTGCTACGTACCTGTCGGACGCCGCCGACAGCGCCGGCAACGATACCGATGATGCCGTCTTGCCGAGTCGCTTCGCGCCCAGTTACGAACGACGGAGGACGCTGCGTTACGGCGAGAACCCGCACCAGCGGGCCGCGCTCTATGCGGCCGCCGAACCGGTCGCGGGCAGTCTGGTCGATGCTCATGTCGTTCAGGGAAAGGCCCTGTCCTACAACAATCTGGCCGATGCCGACGCCGCGCTGGCCTGTGTCCGTGCGTTCGATCAGGCACCGGCGTGTGTGATCGTCAAACATGCCAACCCCTGCGGTGTAGCGGTCGCACGCAGCCTGGAACAGGCCTACGAGCGCGCGTTTGCCACCGACCCGACCTCGGCCTTCGGAGGCATTCTCGCCTTCAACCAGACGCTAGATGTGGCGACCGCCGAACGCGTTCTGGCCAATCAGTTCGCCGAGGTGATCCTCGCCCCAGCCATTGAAGACGCGGCCCTGGCCCTGTTCGCCCGGAAGAAGAATCTACGCGTGATCGCCACCGGCGAGGCGGCGGCCGGCCGGCCAAGCGAACCGGCCATCAAGCAGATCGCCGGCGGTCTGCTGGTTCAGGACGCCGACGAGCAGCTGCTAGACGATCAGCAGCTTCGTATCGTCACCGAGGCCCAGCCCGACGGCAGTCAGCTGCAGGATCTGATGTTCGCCTGGCGGGTAGCCAAGTTCGTTAAATCCAACGCCATCGTCTATGCGCGCGACGGCGCGACCGTCGGCGTCGGCGCCGGCCAGATGAGCCGCGTCGATTCGGCCCGCATCGCGGGCCTGAAGGCCGCCGATGCCGGGCTCGACGTGGCCGGCTCGGTCATGGCCTCCGATGCGTTCTTCCCGTTCCGGGATGGTCTCGACGCCGCAGCGAAGGTCGGCGTGAAGGCGGTCATTCAACCGGGCGGATCGATTCGCGACGAGGAGGTAATCGCAGCCGCCGACGAGGCCGGGATTGCCATGCTGTTCACGGGCGTTCGCCACTTCCGTCACTGATATTTCAGATAGTTGACGCGCACGGCCTGTGCGCTGACGTTGCCCGGCCGCGCGCGCTGCCTTGCGGCAACCGCGAAATCCATGTTACCCCTGACCGACCGGTCGAGCGATTGACCGTTTCGATAACTATAAATAGTCACGACGGTTGCAGACCGTCGGTCAGGGGAGATAACCCATGCGTCTGACTCCTTCCGCCGCCACGGCGACCCTCGTGTTCGTGGCGTTCAGCGCGCCGGCCTCCGCCGGCCTTCTGGGCGATCTGCTCGCCCCTGTCACTGAGCCGGACTCGACCCGTCCGAGCGAGACCATCCGCACCGATGACGCATCAGAGCGCTCGCCCGAGAAGGTCGGTCGCTTCAGCACACCGTTTGCCGAGCCCACCATCGTTGTGGACGGTCAGGCCATGGCCACTGATGAACGCTGTCTTCCCAATGCCGAAGGGATGCTCAGCTGCAAGCCGGCGGCCGGCACGGTCGCCAATCTCGGTGACGGCCGATTCGTATACCTGAACGCGCTTGAAGGCACCGAGAACGTCGAGCTGTCGATCGTCGCCGAATTCGGCGAGGTGTCGGTCAACGACCAGTCGCGGGTACTCACACTGGATGACGAAGACCGCCCGAGCTGGAGCCGGCCCGATCCGGTCGACGGCGGCGCCAATCCCGACGGTGCCGACAGTACGACGCTGTCCGGTGCGCTGACCGGCGTGCCCGAGGGCCTGCTGGACACGGCCGACAATACGGCCAAGAACGACGGCGCACTGTTCTGTGCCGACGTCACGTTCCTGGCTGACGGCCGGATGATGGCGGTCGGCGGCACCGATTACTACACCGAACCCGGTGTCGACGGACTGCCGGTGGGCGTAGTCGAGCTAGAGGGGCTCAAGGCTTCGCGCATCTTCGATCCGGAAACCGAGACCTGGTCGCAGAGCGGCGATATGCGCTACGGGCGCTGGTACCCGTCACTGGTCACCCTGGCCAATGGCGATGTGTTCGTGGCCAGCGGGGTGACCAAGCTGCTCAAGCCGGTCTATCCCGAACAGCCACTCAATTCCGGGCGTAACGTGGTCCAGACCGAGACCTACGATCTTGACAGCGGCACCTGGTCAGAAAACGGCGGCCCCGCCCAGCGCTCGCTGCCCTTGTTCCCCCGTATGCATCTGCTGCCCAACGGCCAGGTGTTCTATAACGCCGGGGGCCAGGCCTTCAATCCCTTCGGACAGGCCTACGATCAGGCGTTGTGGAATATTGTCGCCGCCTACGATCCCGACAGCCAGCAATGGACCGATCTCGGCTACGCCGGCCTGCCGCTCAAGCTCAACGAGGTTGGACTGGGCGCACTGGCCAGCACGCTCAACGTGACCAACCTGAATGCCGGCCAGGTGCAGCGACTGCTTGGCGATCTGGTCGGTCAGACCCTGGCCAACCCGACCGGGTTGATCGAAGGACTGCTGGATACGCCGATCGACGGCCGTGCGCTCGAGCGGGCGATCGGCTCGGGCATGCGTGGCTCCACGTTCTCCGCGATGTTGCCGCTACGCCCCGATGCCAACGGTGGTTATCACGACGCACGCTTTCTGACCGCCGGGGGCGTACCGACCTATGTCACCGTGGGCAGCCCGGGCGGTTACCTGCCGATCTCTTCGTCGCGTATCGACACGGTGCATGTCGACGGCGACACCATGGAGTACAGCTCCGAGCTCACCGGCCCGCTCAACGAACCGCGCTGGTACAGCTATTCAGTGGTCATGCCCGACGACAGCGTGATGATTTTTTCCGGCGGCAACCGCGACGGCGTCGTGTTGCCGGGCCTGGAGGGCGCCTATCGCCAGGCGGAGCGCTTCGATCCGACCACCGGCAACTGGACTCCGATGGCCGTGGCCCATCGCAAGCGGACCTACCACAACACCGCGCTGCTGATGCCCGACGGCCGTGTGCTGGTCGGCGGCCATTCTCCGATCAACACGGCTTATCTGTCTTTCATCAACCTCGACCAACTGGGGCTGGCCGACTACCAGAGCCGTGACCCATCGTTCGAGATCTATACTCCGCCCTATGCGATGCGTGACGATCGCCCGGTAATCGACAGCGCGCCGAGCGAACTGCGCACCGACGGCACAACGTTCGATGTCGCGGTGGATAGCGGCGATGTAGATCAGGCCATGCTCATCCGGCGGACCGCGACCACGCATCTGGTCGACGGCGACCAGCGCGCGGTGGTTCTGCCGATCGTCGCGCGTAGCGGCGGTCAGATCACGCTCCAGATGACCGCCAACCCGGCCGTCCTCCCGGCTGGTCAATACATGCTGTTCGTCAGCCGCGAAGCTGATGACGGCATGCGCCTGCCGTCCGAGTCCACCCCGGTGGCAATACTGCCTGGTCAGGATGACGCGCCCATCGTTCAGCCCGCGCCGGTGGTGACTTCGGGCGAGGCTAACCACGGACTGGTCGGCAGCCTGCTCGGCAAGATCGGTGAAGTCGGCCGGATCGGCGACAC from Salinisphaera sp. T31B1 carries:
- the purH gene encoding bifunctional phosphoribosylaminoimidazolecarboxamide formyltransferase/IMP cyclohydrolase, whose translation is MTSTTDRPAQPIRRALISVSDKTGVAEFARALSADHGVEILSTGGTARALRDAGVAVIDVADHTGAPEIMDGRVKTLHPKIHGGILGRRGIDDTVMAEQQIAPIDLVVVNLYPFEQTIARPETTRDQAIETIDIGGPAMLRAAAKNHAFVTLVVDSVDYDAVLADMQAHGGATTLSTRERLAAKGFAHTAGYDHAIATYLSDAADSAGNDTDDAVLPSRFAPSYERRRTLRYGENPHQRAALYAAAEPVAGSLVDAHVVQGKALSYNNLADADAALACVRAFDQAPACVIVKHANPCGVAVARSLEQAYERAFATDPTSAFGGILAFNQTLDVATAERVLANQFAEVILAPAIEDAALALFARKKNLRVIATGEAAAGRPSEPAIKQIAGGLLVQDADEQLLDDQQLRIVTEAQPDGSQLQDLMFAWRVAKFVKSNAIVYARDGATVGVGAGQMSRVDSARIAGLKAADAGLDVAGSVMASDAFFPFRDGLDAAAKVGVKAVIQPGGSIRDEEVIAAADEAGIAMLFTGVRHFRH
- a CDS encoding galactose oxidase-like domain-containing protein; the encoded protein is MRLTPSAATATLVFVAFSAPASAGLLGDLLAPVTEPDSTRPSETIRTDDASERSPEKVGRFSTPFAEPTIVVDGQAMATDERCLPNAEGMLSCKPAAGTVANLGDGRFVYLNALEGTENVELSIVAEFGEVSVNDQSRVLTLDDEDRPSWSRPDPVDGGANPDGADSTTLSGALTGVPEGLLDTADNTAKNDGALFCADVTFLADGRMMAVGGTDYYTEPGVDGLPVGVVELEGLKASRIFDPETETWSQSGDMRYGRWYPSLVTLANGDVFVASGVTKLLKPVYPEQPLNSGRNVVQTETYDLDSGTWSENGGPAQRSLPLFPRMHLLPNGQVFYNAGGQAFNPFGQAYDQALWNIVAAYDPDSQQWTDLGYAGLPLKLNEVGLGALASTLNVTNLNAGQVQRLLGDLVGQTLANPTGLIEGLLDTPIDGRALERAIGSGMRGSTFSAMLPLRPDANGGYHDARFLTAGGVPTYVTVGSPGGYLPISSSRIDTVHVDGDTMEYSSELTGPLNEPRWYSYSVVMPDDSVMIFSGGNRDGVVLPGLEGAYRQAERFDPTTGNWTPMAVAHRKRTYHNTALLMPDGRVLVGGHSPINTAYLSFINLDQLGLADYQSRDPSFEIYTPPYAMRDDRPVIDSAPSELRTDGTTFDVAVDSGDVDQAMLIRRTATTHLVDGDQRAVVLPIVARSGGQITLQMTANPAVLPAGQYMLFVSREADDGMRLPSESTPVAILPGQDDAPIVQPAPVVTSGEANHGLVGSLLGKIGEVGRIGDTDGVSPLLPVTDLLSGVTSVIPGPQTLIEGAPGTAGELAGALQRGADIGRDTAASTPDAVRGLAEDAQRAGQTGGEAP